From Xylocopilactobacillus apis, a single genomic window includes:
- a CDS encoding GTP pyrophosphokinase, with translation MINQRNNFINLSRIRQEFKHVISEDEMKNIESLVRMYQRYQAGANEIGTKLSNLDDDFRLTYDYAPIHSIEARMKSPESLMGKINRKKLPINVESIQNNIFDVAGIRVVTSYIDDAYSVADLLKQQSDITVIKEKDYIKNPKNNGYRSLHVIFSVPVFQTDGVYDIPVEVQFRTIGMDFWASLEHELVYKNNLDPKVKKQYQADLEVYAEELSNMDTKMREIFKDLYPQN, from the coding sequence TTGATTAATCAGCGCAATAATTTTATTAACCTTTCAAGAATTAGACAAGAATTTAAGCACGTAATTTCCGAAGATGAGATGAAAAATATCGAGAGCTTAGTTAGAATGTATCAGAGATATCAGGCCGGGGCAAATGAAATTGGGACTAAACTAAGTAATTTAGATGATGATTTTCGTTTAACCTATGATTATGCTCCAATTCATTCAATCGAGGCCCGGATGAAGTCTCCTGAAAGTTTAATGGGTAAAATAAATCGAAAGAAATTGCCAATCAATGTTGAAAGTATTCAAAATAATATTTTTGATGTTGCCGGGATTAGAGTTGTGACCAGCTATATTGATGATGCTTATTCGGTTGCTGATCTATTAAAACAACAGAGTGACATAACGGTAATTAAAGAAAAAGATTATATCAAAAATCCGAAAAATAATGGATATCGTAGTTTGCATGTAATTTTTTCGGTTCCAGTGTTTCAAACTGATGGAGTTTATGATATTCCAGTTGAAGTTCAGTTCAGAACAATTGGTATGGATTTTTGGGCTAGTTTAGAACACGAATTGGTTTATAAGAACAACTTAGACCCAAAGGTAAAGAAACAATATCAAGCAGATCTTGAGGTATATGCTGAAGAGTTAAGCAATATGGATACAAAAATGCGCGAGATTTTCAAAGATCTGTATCCGCAAAATTAG